One Fontisphaera persica DNA window includes the following coding sequences:
- a CDS encoding beta-galactosidase: MNVPRLAALGLAAGLASAAAAETAGSLRPWTNYQVIMWVGDSIHQQKHQWSRFQQRLREMGVTAGMVYDGGDPRPWVASQFPYYVENIINRGLCLKFHSNVTDWDKFVTRWKDTRDEASLVRDYCLDDPQWRAWGRAEMQKVARGNRDYSPLLYDIRDELSVTISANPFDYDFNPMALTAFREWLATQYPSLAALNAQWETQFKAWDEIKPFTTDQIKNRMASGEALPRGRPDWQALQRLRFHPRTAREQPTRWNFSPWANHRTYMDVSLARALEDFRQAARVVDPHTPVGIEGTQMPHAFGGYDLWRLAGVLDWVEPYDIGNAREIFGSFMPGKIFLTTVFEKETRAAARRLWHLLLQGDRGCIIWWSEDCLDWKNAELPLTAKARALEPVLREMTSPLARVFMLATKDYDPIALHYSQPSIQVAWLLESTVDGSTWLRRFSSYEASHNHQAKVRNSWLKIFQDLGYTPRFISQAQMEQGELEKSGIRVLVLPSSWAMSDRERDAISAAQRRAQSPLVVYGNDLPGIFDAHARLRTNWSARFYQDNHLPPAVALPAAFAQLDATQGPPQSRSGDVGAYARDRLKPVPDLSWAQWVATHRLPLTPPVTVPLEARVRVHRFRLGNARLLALERGIDYHMSEDLKQAGGNETLEQPVEITAGLAEAAHVYDLRAARYLGRLREIKCRLDPWRPSLFALLPEPVPENQVLQSLLAQTPGPR; this comes from the coding sequence ATGAATGTACCCCGTCTCGCGGCGCTGGGGCTGGCGGCGGGCCTTGCGTCCGCCGCGGCTGCCGAAACCGCCGGCTCGCTCCGGCCCTGGACGAATTATCAGGTCATCATGTGGGTGGGCGACTCCATTCATCAACAAAAACACCAGTGGAGCCGCTTTCAGCAACGCCTGCGCGAGATGGGCGTCACCGCCGGCATGGTGTATGACGGAGGCGACCCCCGCCCCTGGGTGGCCAGCCAGTTTCCCTACTACGTGGAGAACATCATCAACCGCGGCCTGTGCCTCAAGTTTCATTCCAATGTCACCGACTGGGACAAGTTTGTGACCCGCTGGAAGGACACCCGCGATGAAGCCTCGCTCGTGCGCGATTATTGCCTGGATGACCCCCAATGGCGTGCCTGGGGCCGGGCCGAGATGCAAAAAGTGGCCCGCGGCAACCGCGATTATTCGCCCTTGTTGTACGACATCCGCGATGAATTGTCCGTCACCATCTCAGCCAACCCCTTTGACTACGACTTTAATCCCATGGCGCTGACCGCCTTCCGGGAATGGCTGGCCACCCAGTATCCCTCGCTGGCGGCCTTGAATGCGCAATGGGAAACCCAGTTCAAGGCGTGGGACGAAATCAAACCCTTCACCACGGACCAGATTAAAAACCGCATGGCCAGCGGCGAGGCGTTGCCGCGCGGGCGCCCCGACTGGCAGGCCCTGCAACGCCTGCGCTTCCATCCCCGGACCGCCCGCGAGCAGCCCACCCGCTGGAACTTCTCGCCGTGGGCCAATCACCGCACCTACATGGACGTCTCGCTGGCGCGCGCGCTGGAGGATTTCCGCCAGGCCGCCCGCGTGGTGGACCCCCATACGCCGGTGGGCATCGAAGGCACCCAGATGCCGCATGCCTTTGGCGGGTACGATTTATGGCGGCTCGCCGGCGTGCTCGACTGGGTGGAGCCTTATGACATCGGCAACGCCCGCGAAATTTTCGGCTCCTTCATGCCCGGCAAGATTTTTTTGACCACGGTGTTTGAAAAGGAAACCCGCGCCGCCGCCCGCCGCCTCTGGCATCTGCTGTTGCAGGGGGACCGCGGCTGCATCATCTGGTGGAGCGAAGATTGCCTGGACTGGAAAAACGCCGAGCTGCCGCTCACCGCCAAGGCCCGCGCGCTGGAACCGGTACTGCGCGAAATGACCTCGCCCCTGGCCCGCGTATTCATGCTCGCCACCAAGGACTATGACCCCATTGCCCTCCATTACTCCCAGCCGAGCATTCAAGTGGCCTGGCTGCTGGAGTCCACCGTGGACGGCTCCACCTGGCTGCGGCGGTTTTCCAGCTACGAAGCCAGCCACAACCACCAGGCCAAGGTCCGCAATAGCTGGCTCAAAATCTTTCAAGACCTGGGCTACACGCCCCGTTTCATCAGCCAGGCCCAGATGGAGCAGGGCGAGCTGGAAAAAAGCGGCATCCGCGTGCTCGTGCTGCCGTCCTCCTGGGCAATGTCCGACCGCGAGCGCGACGCCATCAGCGCTGCGCAGCGGCGCGCCCAGTCTCCGCTGGTGGTCTATGGCAACGATTTGCCGGGCATTTTTGACGCCCACGCCCGCCTGCGCACCAACTGGTCGGCCCGCTTCTACCAGGACAACCATCTGCCTCCCGCCGTGGCCCTGCCGGCGGCCTTTGCGCAGTTGGACGCCACCCAGGGGCCGCCGCAGTCGCGCAGCGGGGACGTTGGCGCTTATGCCCGCGACCGCCTCAAGCCCGTGCCGGATTTAAGCTGGGCGCAATGGGTGGCCACCCATCGCCTGCCCCTCACGCCGCCGGTCACCGTGCCCCTGGAGGCCCGCGTGCGCGTGCACCGCTTCCGCCTCGGCAACGCCCGCCTGCTGGCCCTCGAGCGGGGCATTGATTATCACATGAGCGAAGATTTGAAACAGGCCGGCGGCAACGAGACCCTGGAGCAACCCGTCGAAATTACAGCCGGCCTGGCCGAGGCCGCGCACGTGTATGATTTGCGCGCGGCACGCTACCTGGGCCGCCTGCGCGAAATCAAATGCCGCCTGGACCCCTGGCGCCCGTCGCTGTTTGCCCTGCTGCCCGAGCCGGTGCCGGAAAATCAGGTGCTGCAGTCCTTGCTGGCCCAGACGCCCGGCCCGCGCTGA
- a CDS encoding histidinol-phosphatase HisJ family protein has product MRWPADYHTHNALCRHAIGSPWQYAERAVAMGLEEIGCSDHSPMPQDDYDNWRMYERQLAGYVEAVLEARRRFPRLTIRLALEVDYIPGQEDWIRQLAARYPWDYFIGSVHYVANGWDVDNPYKLDEWKRRPVEAVWEEYLNRLEASIRSGLFDIIGHCDLPKKFGHRPQQDFLPRYREIFRVAAEANVAMEINTAGWRKDCREQYPARAILEAAHQAGVALVFGSDAHTPEEVGAGWAEAVELARAVGYTHWRRFSRRKAEPVAL; this is encoded by the coding sequence ATGCGCTGGCCCGCTGATTATCACACGCACAACGCGCTCTGCCGCCACGCCATTGGCTCGCCGTGGCAGTATGCGGAGCGCGCGGTGGCGATGGGACTGGAGGAAATCGGTTGCTCGGACCATTCGCCCATGCCCCAGGATGATTATGACAACTGGCGAATGTACGAGCGGCAGCTCGCAGGCTATGTGGAGGCGGTCTTGGAAGCGCGCCGGCGTTTTCCCCGGCTCACCATCCGTCTGGCGCTGGAGGTGGATTATATTCCCGGCCAGGAGGATTGGATTCGGCAACTGGCCGCGCGTTATCCCTGGGATTACTTCATCGGCTCCGTCCATTACGTGGCCAACGGCTGGGACGTGGACAATCCCTACAAGCTCGACGAGTGGAAGCGCCGGCCGGTGGAAGCCGTGTGGGAGGAATACTTGAACCGGCTGGAGGCCTCCATCCGCAGCGGGTTGTTCGACATTATCGGTCATTGTGACCTGCCCAAAAAATTCGGGCACCGGCCGCAGCAGGATTTCCTGCCGCGGTACCGCGAAATTTTCCGCGTGGCGGCGGAGGCCAATGTGGCCATGGAAATCAACACCGCCGGCTGGCGCAAAGACTGCCGCGAGCAATACCCGGCGCGGGCGATTCTGGAGGCCGCGCACCAGGCCGGCGTGGCCCTGGTCTTTGGGTCGGATGCCCACACCCCGGAGGAAGTGGGCGCCGGCTGGGCGGAAGCGGTGGAGCTGGCGCGCGCCGTGGGTTACACGCACTGGCGGCGGTTCAGCAGAAGGAAAGCCGAGCCGGTGGCCTTGTGA
- a CDS encoding Nif3-like dinuclear metal center hexameric protein translates to MAAASLQAMVQYCDRELRVRHIQDYEGAVNGLQVENEGRVRRIAAAVDASLATVKMAIAAQADLLVVHHGLFWGPVIPWTGRKRELLQLLLGHNLAVYSVHLPLDMHPRLGNNACLARALGWQKCTPFFNWKNQLLGLQTRLRLPRAELAARLERAVGGPVKLIPGGPDICRRVGLVTGGAGGDLKTAAAEGVDTFITGEGPHWTYALAEELQMNVLYAGHYATETFGVKALAEQLSRKFRVPWVFLDHPTGL, encoded by the coding sequence ATGGCTGCCGCATCTTTACAGGCAATGGTGCAATATTGCGACCGCGAATTGCGGGTGCGCCACATCCAGGACTATGAGGGCGCGGTCAATGGCTTGCAGGTGGAAAATGAGGGACGGGTGCGCCGCATTGCCGCGGCGGTGGACGCCTCGCTGGCCACCGTGAAAATGGCCATTGCGGCGCAGGCGGATTTGCTGGTGGTGCATCATGGTTTGTTCTGGGGGCCGGTCATCCCGTGGACGGGCCGCAAACGTGAATTATTGCAGTTATTGCTGGGCCACAACCTGGCCGTGTATAGCGTCCATCTGCCGCTGGACATGCACCCCCGCCTGGGTAACAACGCCTGCCTGGCCCGGGCCTTGGGCTGGCAAAAATGCACCCCGTTTTTCAACTGGAAAAACCAGCTTCTTGGCCTGCAAACGCGCCTGCGCCTGCCTCGCGCGGAACTGGCCGCCCGCCTGGAGCGCGCTGTCGGCGGCCCGGTCAAGCTGATTCCCGGCGGGCCGGACATTTGCCGCCGCGTGGGGCTGGTGACGGGCGGCGCCGGCGGTGACCTGAAGACCGCCGCCGCTGAAGGCGTGGACACGTTCATCACCGGCGAAGGCCCGCACTGGACCTATGCGCTGGCGGAAGAATTGCAGATGAATGTGCTCTATGCGGGGCATTACGCCACGGAAACCTTTGGCGTGAAGGCGCTGGCGGAGCAGCTTTCCCGCAAATTCCGCGTCCCGTGGGTGTTTCTGGACCATCCCACCGGGCTGTGA
- the ahcY gene encoding adenosylhomocysteinase, producing the protein MTDRKKKLPKIQKLDFKVKDLSLAEWGRKTIQIAEHEMPGLMAIRAKYGPQKPLKGVRITGSLHMTIETAVLIETLVELGASVRWASCNIFSTQDHAAAAIAAAGISVFAWKGETLEDYWQCTLDALTHPGGKGPQLVVDDGGDATLLIHKGYELEQGSDWVKTPSSSREEQVIKDLLKRVAKERPGFWHNVVKEWKGVSEETTTGVHRLYQMLQAGKLLVPAINVNDSVTKSKFDNLYGCRESLADGIKRATDVMVAGKVAVVCGYGDVGKGSAHSLRGFGARVIVTEIDPINALQAAMEGFEVTTVEETLGRADIYVTATGNCDVITLEHLQKMKDQAIVCNIGHFDNEIQVDRLNAAKGVKKINIKPQVDKYIFPDGHCIYLLAEGRLVNLGCATGHPSFVMSNSFTNQCLAQMDLWANRDRYTVGVYRLPKKLDEEVARLHLEKIGVKLTQLTQKQADYIGVPVEGPYKPEHYRY; encoded by the coding sequence ATGACTGACCGTAAAAAGAAGCTGCCGAAAATCCAGAAATTGGATTTCAAAGTCAAAGACCTCTCGCTGGCCGAATGGGGGCGCAAGACCATCCAGATTGCCGAGCATGAGATGCCCGGCCTTATGGCCATTCGCGCCAAGTACGGCCCGCAAAAGCCGCTCAAGGGCGTGCGCATCACCGGCTCGCTGCACATGACCATCGAGACCGCCGTGCTCATTGAGACGCTGGTGGAGCTGGGCGCCAGCGTGCGGTGGGCCAGTTGCAACATTTTCTCCACCCAGGACCACGCCGCCGCCGCCATCGCCGCCGCGGGCATCAGCGTGTTTGCCTGGAAAGGGGAGACGCTGGAGGATTACTGGCAATGCACCCTCGACGCGCTGACGCACCCGGGCGGCAAAGGACCCCAACTGGTGGTGGACGACGGCGGGGATGCCACGTTGCTCATCCATAAAGGCTACGAGCTGGAGCAGGGCAGCGACTGGGTCAAAACCCCCAGCAGCAGCCGGGAGGAGCAAGTCATCAAAGACCTGCTCAAACGGGTGGCCAAGGAGCGCCCCGGCTTCTGGCACAACGTGGTCAAGGAATGGAAGGGCGTGAGCGAAGAAACCACCACCGGCGTGCACCGGCTCTATCAGATGCTCCAGGCCGGCAAGCTGCTGGTGCCTGCCATCAATGTCAATGACTCGGTCACCAAGAGCAAGTTTGACAACCTGTACGGCTGCCGCGAATCGCTGGCCGACGGCATCAAGCGCGCCACCGATGTGATGGTGGCCGGCAAGGTGGCGGTGGTCTGCGGCTATGGTGACGTGGGCAAGGGCAGCGCGCACTCCTTGCGCGGTTTTGGCGCGCGGGTCATTGTGACGGAAATTGACCCCATCAACGCCCTGCAGGCCGCCATGGAAGGCTTTGAAGTGACCACAGTCGAGGAAACCCTGGGCCGGGCGGACATTTACGTCACCGCCACCGGCAACTGCGATGTCATCACGCTGGAGCACCTGCAGAAGATGAAAGACCAGGCCATTGTCTGCAATATTGGCCACTTCGACAACGAAATCCAGGTGGACCGGCTGAATGCCGCCAAAGGGGTCAAGAAAATCAACATCAAGCCGCAGGTGGACAAATACATCTTCCCGGACGGCCATTGCATCTACCTGCTGGCCGAGGGCCGCCTCGTCAACCTCGGCTGCGCCACCGGCCATCCCAGCTTTGTGATGTCCAACTCCTTCACCAACCAGTGCCTGGCACAAATGGACCTCTGGGCCAATCGCGACCGCTACACGGTGGGGGTTTATCGCCTGCCCAAGAAACTGGATGAAGAAGTCGCCCGGCTGCACCTCGAAAAAATCGGGGTCAAACTCACCCAACTGACCCAGAAACAGGCCGATTACATCGGCGTGCCGGTGGAAGGCCCGTATAAACCGGAGCATTACCGGTACTAA
- a CDS encoding four helix bundle protein, translated as MAYQSFEALDVWKRACRLVVELSAVVADSRTYFLREQMLRAALSIPSNIAEGSERDSKRDYIRFLRIAKGSSAELRTQCYIAKKVGMLPHDTADDIINECKEISCMLQGLIKCLSSRKPPLET; from the coding sequence ATGGCCTATCAATCCTTTGAGGCATTGGACGTATGGAAGCGGGCCTGCCGACTGGTGGTGGAGTTGTCCGCAGTCGTGGCGGATTCGCGGACCTATTTCCTGCGGGAGCAAATGCTGCGCGCTGCGCTTTCCATTCCCTCCAACATAGCTGAAGGCTCAGAACGTGATAGCAAACGTGATTACATTCGTTTCCTGCGCATCGCAAAAGGCTCCAGCGCGGAATTGCGCACCCAATGCTACATTGCCAAAAAGGTCGGCATGCTGCCGCATGACACCGCCGACGACATCATCAATGAATGTAAAGAAATTTCCTGCATGTTACAGGGCCTGATTAAATGTCTGAGCAGTCGGAAACCGCCGCTTGAAACTTGA